The following proteins are co-located in the Hydrogenophaga sp. RAC07 genome:
- a CDS encoding 3-oxoacid CoA-transferase subunit A, with amino-acid sequence MINKISPSIADALSVVQDGHTVLVGGFGTSGIPAELIDGLIEHGARDLTVVNNNAGNGDTGLAALLAAGHVRKIICSFPRQADSHVFDGLYRAGKIELELVPQGNLAERLRAAGAGIGGFFTPTGYGTALAEGKETREIDGRHYVFESPLAGDVALIKAERGDRWGNLTYRKAARNFGPVMAMAARHTIATVHHIDELGELDPETIVTPGIHVGKIVRIDRVATQAGGFKEKP; translated from the coding sequence GTGATCAACAAGATTTCCCCGTCGATCGCCGACGCGCTGTCGGTGGTGCAAGACGGGCACACCGTGCTCGTCGGTGGCTTCGGCACCTCGGGCATTCCCGCCGAGCTGATCGACGGCCTGATCGAACACGGCGCGCGCGACCTCACGGTGGTGAACAACAACGCCGGCAACGGCGACACCGGGCTGGCCGCGCTGCTGGCCGCCGGGCATGTGCGCAAGATCATCTGCAGCTTTCCGCGCCAGGCCGACAGCCACGTCTTCGACGGCCTGTACCGCGCCGGCAAGATCGAACTGGAACTCGTGCCCCAGGGCAACCTGGCGGAGCGGCTGCGCGCCGCCGGTGCCGGCATCGGCGGCTTCTTCACGCCCACCGGCTATGGCACGGCGCTGGCCGAGGGCAAGGAAACGCGCGAGATCGACGGGCGTCACTACGTATTCGAGTCGCCGCTGGCCGGCGACGTGGCCCTGATCAAGGCCGAGCGCGGCGACCGCTGGGGCAACCTCACCTACCGCAAGGCAGCGCGCAACTTCGGCCCGGTGATGGCCATGGCCGCGCGCCACACCATCGCCACCGTGCACCACATCGACGAACTCGGTGAACTCGACCCCGAGACCATCGTCACGCCCGGCATCCACGTCGGGAAAATCGTTCGCATCGACCGCGTGGCCACACAAGCCGGCGGTTTCAAGGAGAAACCATGA
- a CDS encoding 3-oxoacid CoA-transferase subunit B codes for MSPHTPPLRGSLPPEGADPAGGGPAPDRLYHKRSKAELAQRVARDIHDGAYVNLGIGMPTQVANHLAQGIEVVLHSENGILGMGPAPAAGEEDYDLINAGKQPVTLLPGGAYFHHADSFGMMRGGHLDICVLGAFQVSATGDLANWSTGEPGAIPAVGGAMDLAVGAKQTWVMMDLLDKQGRSKVVPNCSYPLTGVACVKRIYTDLATLACTLQGLQLIDKVDGLEHAELERLVGLPIAA; via the coding sequence ATGAGCCCCCACACTCCGCCGCTTCGCGGGTCGTTGCCCCCCGAGGGGGCTGATCCGGCTGGGGGCGGCCCGGCGCCGGATCGCCTCTACCATAAGCGCAGCAAGGCCGAACTCGCGCAGCGCGTGGCGCGCGACATCCACGACGGCGCATATGTGAACCTGGGCATCGGCATGCCCACCCAGGTGGCCAACCACCTCGCGCAAGGCATCGAGGTGGTGCTGCACAGCGAAAACGGCATCCTGGGCATGGGCCCGGCGCCGGCCGCGGGGGAAGAGGACTACGACCTCATCAACGCCGGTAAACAGCCGGTGACGCTGCTGCCCGGTGGCGCGTACTTCCACCACGCCGACAGCTTCGGCATGATGCGCGGCGGCCATCTCGACATCTGTGTGCTCGGCGCCTTCCAGGTCTCGGCCACCGGTGATCTGGCGAACTGGAGCACCGGCGAGCCCGGCGCCATTCCCGCCGTGGGCGGCGCGATGGACCTGGCCGTGGGCGCCAAACAGACCTGGGTCATGATGGACCTGCTCGACAAACAAGGCCGCAGCAAGGTGGTGCCCAACTGCAGCTACCCGCTCACCGGTGTCGCCTGCGTGAAACGCATCTACACCGATCTCGCCACACTCGCGTGCACGCTGCAGGGCCTGCAGCTCATCGACAAGGTCGATGGCCTGGAACACGCCGAACTCGAACGCCTGGTGGGCTTGCCCATCGCCGCCTGA
- the pcaF gene encoding 3-oxoadipyl-CoA thiolase, giving the protein MTQAFICDAIRTPIGRYGGALSSVRTDDLGAIPLRALMQRNPGVDWASITDVIFGCANQAGEDNRNVAHMASLLAGLPMEVPGATINRLCGSGLDALGTAARAIRAGEAGLMIAGGVESMSRAPFVMPKAESAFGRNNAVYDTTIGWRFVNKLMKEKYGVDSMPETAENVATEFKIEREAQDRMALASQTKAVAAQKAGHLAREIVAVTIPQKKGDAVVVEHDEHPRATTMESLARLKGVVRPDGSVTAGNASGVNDGACALLLADEASAKKNGLTARARVVGMATVGVAPRIMGIGPAPATQKVLALTGLSLAQMDVIELNEAFAAQGLAVLRMLGLQDDDERVNAWGGAIALGHPLGASGARLATTAVNRLHATGGRYALCTMCIGVGQGIALVIERV; this is encoded by the coding sequence ATGACCCAAGCCTTCATCTGCGACGCCATCCGCACCCCGATCGGCCGTTACGGCGGTGCGCTCTCCAGCGTGCGCACCGACGACCTGGGCGCCATCCCGCTGCGCGCGCTGATGCAGCGCAACCCGGGTGTCGATTGGGCCAGCATCACCGACGTGATCTTCGGCTGCGCCAACCAGGCCGGTGAAGACAACCGCAACGTGGCCCACATGGCCAGCCTGCTGGCGGGCCTTCCGATGGAAGTGCCCGGCGCCACCATCAACCGCCTCTGCGGCTCGGGCCTGGACGCCCTGGGCACCGCCGCGCGCGCCATCCGCGCGGGCGAGGCCGGTCTCATGATCGCCGGTGGCGTGGAGAGCATGAGCCGAGCCCCCTTTGTGATGCCCAAAGCCGAGAGCGCCTTTGGCCGCAACAACGCGGTGTACGACACCACCATCGGCTGGCGCTTCGTCAACAAGTTGATGAAGGAAAAGTACGGCGTGGACTCCATGCCCGAGACCGCCGAGAACGTGGCGACCGAATTCAAGATCGAACGTGAGGCGCAGGACCGCATGGCCCTGGCCAGCCAGACCAAGGCCGTGGCCGCGCAAAAGGCCGGGCACCTGGCGCGTGAAATCGTGGCGGTGACGATCCCGCAGAAGAAGGGCGACGCGGTCGTGGTGGAGCACGACGAACACCCGCGCGCCACCACCATGGAGTCGCTCGCCAGACTCAAGGGCGTGGTGCGGCCCGACGGCAGTGTGACCGCCGGCAATGCCAGCGGTGTGAACGACGGTGCCTGCGCCCTGCTGCTGGCCGATGAAGCGAGCGCGAAGAAAAATGGCCTCACGGCACGCGCCCGCGTGGTCGGCATGGCCACGGTGGGCGTGGCCCCGCGCATCATGGGCATCGGCCCGGCACCGGCCACGCAGAAGGTGCTGGCGCTCACCGGTCTGTCGCTGGCGCAGATGGACGTGATCGAACTCAACGAGGCCTTTGCCGCGCAAGGCCTGGCCGTGCTGCGCATGCTGGGCCTGCAGGACGACGACGAGCGCGTGAACGCCTGGGGCGGCGCCATTGCGCTGGGCCACCCGCTGGGCGCCAGCGGCGCGCGCCTGGCCACCACGGCGGTGAACCGCCTGCACGCCACCGGCGGGCGCTACGCGCTGTGCACCATGTGCATCGGCGTGGGGCAGGGCATTGCGCTGGTGATCGAACGCGTCTGA